In Brachionichthys hirsutus isolate HB-005 chromosome 5, CSIRO-AGI_Bhir_v1, whole genome shotgun sequence, a single genomic region encodes these proteins:
- the rhcgb gene encoding ammonium transporter Rh type C-like 2, translated as MGCVQSFREICDRTKSTNVRLSLPTVCFVWQIAMIILFGVFIRYNVESDPHWIEYRRTQNLSSDIENDFYFRYPSFQDVHVMIFVGFGFLMTFLQRYSFGAVGFNFLIAAFGIQWALLMQGWFHSLDFTDGKIKIGVENLINADFCVAGCLIAYGAVLGKVSPVQLMVMTLFGVTLFAVEEYIILNVIHARDAGGSMVIHAFGGYYGLSISWMLYRPRLDLSHRLQSSVYHSDVFAMIGTLFLWMFWPSFNSAITDHGDGQHRAAINTYLALASAVLTTVAISSLFQKHGKIDMVHIQNSTLAGGVAVGTAAEFMLMPYGSLIVGFCCGIISTLGYIYITPFMEKYLKIQDTAGIHNLHALPGVIGGIVGAITAAAASESVYGPEGLANTFDFEGAFRDMVPTRQGGHQAAGLCVAICFGVGGGIIVGCILRLPIWGDPADDNCFDDECYWEVPEDEESVPPVLQYNNHMRNKAVTESNFSMEQT; from the exons ATGGGCTGCGTCCAGAGCTTCAGGGAAATATGTGACCGTACCAAAAGTACTAATGTTCGTCTCAGTCTTCCGACAGTTTGCTTTGTGTGGCAAATAGCTATGATCATCCTGTTTGGGGTTTTTATTCGGTACAATGTAGAATCAGATCCACACTGGATAGAATACAGACGAACGCAAAACCTGTCAAGTGACATCGAAAACGATTTCTACTTCAGATATCCAA GCTTCCAGGACGTCCATGTGATGATATTTGTGGGCTTTGGCTTCCTCATGACGTTTCTTCAGCGCTACAGTTTCGGTGCAGTAGGTTTCAACTTCCTCATCGCAGCCTTCGGCATCCAATGGGCACTGCTGATGCAAGGCTGGTTCCACTCCTTGGACTTCACCGATGGAAAGATCAAAATTGGAGTTGAAAA tcTGATCAATGCTGACTTCTGTGTGGCGGGTTGCTTAATCGCCTACGGGGCGGTGCTTGGTAAAGTCAGCCCAGTCCAGCTGATGGTGATGACTTTGTTCGGGGTCACACTGTTTGCTGTGGAGGAATACATTATCCTCAACGTCATACAT GCCAGAGACGCTGGAGGCTCGATGGTGATCCACGCCTTTGGAGGCTATTATGGTCTTTCCATCTCATGGATGCTGTATCGGCCACGCTTGGATCTGAGCCACCGGCTGCAGAGCTCCGTGTACCACTCGGATGTCTTTGCTATGATTG GTACCCTCTTCCTGTGGATGTTTTGGCCGAGCTTCAACTCAGCCATCACGGACCACGGGGACGGCCAGCACAGAGCAGCCATCAACACCTACCTGGCTTTGGCCTCGGCTGTGCTCACGACTGTGGCCATCTCAAGCCTCTTCCAGAAGCATGGAAAAATAGACATG gtTCACATCCAGAATTCCACTCTGGCTGGAGGAGTCGCCGTGGGAACGGCAGCGGAGTTCATGCTGATGCCCTACGGCTCTCTGATCGTGGGCTTCTGCTGCGGCATCATTTCCACGCTGGGATACATCTACATCACG CCATTTATGGAGAAGTACCTGAAGATCCAGGACACAGCCGGAATCCATAATCTGCACGCCTTGCCAGGGGTCATTGGTGGGATTGTGGGGGCCattactgctgcagctgcatcagAGTCCGTTTACGGCCCAGAAGG GCTGGCTAACACCTTTGACTTCGAGGGTGCTTTCAGAGACATGGTGCCGACGCGGCAGGGCGGCCACCAGGCTGCAGGCCTCTGTGTGGCAATCTGCTTCGGTGTCGGTGGGGGCATCATTGTGG GTTGTATTTTAAGATTACCAATCTGGGGCGATCCCGCAGACGACAACTGCTTTGATGATGAGTGCTACTGGGAG
- the LOC137894390 gene encoding immunoglobulin-like and fibronectin type III domain-containing protein 1, whose product MEASNDNTEKKATDDAHNLNINMTPDTNAQLTGKDSQSPCKVIVQAGQPATPARNREHNPEIQPDQVTDMENAVKPKLQISFNTFTVKNGEELKVEIPVVGHPAPKMEWKKDGQAVKETSRLEILNTSSLTVLHIRHGAREHSGQYSITSSNIAGKHTGEIALIVLEKPDPPRGPVRIDEVSSDYVVISWEPPEYTGGCQLDNYSVEKRETTSTEWQTVSATTVRTTIKVSKLKTGSEYQFRVFAENRYGKSTAITSPVVTAQYPFSVPTAPGIPYASTVTKYSMVVEWEPPTSDGGSTVIGYHLERKEKNSILWTKLNKFVITDARFKTSGLEEGIEYEFRVFVENIAGLSPSSKTSECYVARDPCDSPGTPEAVVITRENITLQWAKPRYDGGSTITGYLVEKRDLPDVRWMKANFANVIENNFTITGLTGGQSYEFRVTAKNGAGVWSAPSESVTMIAQDVIEGPTAFIDPKFKSTTVVQAGETFVIDADYFGKPLPVVVWLKDGKEIDKVTPRMEVKNTLVHSTLTVRDCTREDGGRFVLSLGNSGGTTSITVNVKVLDRPGPPDGPLKVKVVSAEKCNLHWKPPLKDGGATVSHYIIEKRETSRVTWTGIESHVEAPAL is encoded by the exons aTGGAAGCCAGCAATGACAAC acagaaaagaaagcaaCAGATGATGCTCACaatctaaatataaatatgacaCCAGACACCAATGCCCAACTCACAGGAAAGGATTCCCAGTCACCCTGCAAAGTCATTGTCCAAG CAGGTCAGCCTGCTACTCCTGCAAGGAACCGGGAACACAACCCAGAAATCCAACCTGACCAAGTCACAGATATGGAAAATGCTGTTAAGCCAAAACTCCAGATAAGTTTTAACACATTTACTGTCAAAAATGGTGAAGAGCTAAAAGTAGAGATCCCAGTGGTTGGGCATCCTGCACCAaaaatggaatggaaaaaaGATGGCCAGGCAGTTAAAGAGACTTCAAGGCTGGAGATTTTAAATACATCATCATTAACAGTTCTTCATATCAGACATGGTGCCAGGGAGCACTCGGGTCAGTATTCAATCACGTCAAGCAACATTGCTGGAAAGCATACTGGAGAGATCGCTTTGATTGTTCTTGAAAAGCCAGACCCACCCAGAGGGCCTGTGAGGATCGACGAGGTCAGCTCTGACTATGTTGTCATTTCTTGGGAGCCGCCTGAATACACAGGTGGCTGTCAGCTCGACAACTACTCTGTGGAGAAGCGGGAAACTACAAGTACAGAATGGCAGACTGTGTCAGCAACGACAGTGAGAACCACTATCAAAGTCAGCAAACTGAAGACAGGAAGCGAATACCAATTCAGAGTGTTTGCAGAGAATAGGTATGGAAAGAGTACTGCAATCACCTCACCAGTCGTAACTGCACAATACCCTTTTAGTGTGCCCACTGCCCCTGGTATCCCCTATGCATCCACAGTGACTAAGTACAGCATGGTGGTGGAATGGGAGCCTCCAACCAGTGATGGAGGGAGTACTGTCATTGGCTATCACCTTGAACGCAAGGAAAAGAACAGCATTTTATGGACCAAGCTAAACAAATTTGTTATAACTGATGCTCGCTTTAAAACAAGTGGACTGGAGGAGGGTATTGAGTATGAATTCAGAGTCTTTGTGGAGAACATTGCGGGACTTAGCCCATCTAGCAAGACATCTGAATGCTATGTGGCTAGAGACCCCTGTGACTCACCTGGAACACCTGAAGCTGTTGTCATTACAAGAGAGAACATCACACTTCAGTGGGCAAAACCCAGGTATGATGGTGGAAGCACCATTACAGGCTACCTTGTTGAAAAGAGGGACCTCCCAGATGTCAGATGGATGAAGGCAAACTTTGCTAATGTTATTGAGAATAACTTCACAATCACAGGACTGACAGGAGGCCAAAGTTACGAGTTCAGAGTAACTGCCAAGAATGGTGCCGGTGTTTGGAGCGCACCTTCAGAAAGTGTAACCATGATCGCTCAGGATGTTATTGAAGGACCCACAGCATTCATTGATCCTAAGTTCAAGAGTACGACTGTTGTTCAGGCTGGCGAGACATTTGTTATCGATGCTGATTACTTTGGGAAGCCCCTCCCTGTAGTCGTTTGGCTGAAAGATGGAAAAGAAATTGATAAAGTTACACCAAGAATGGAGGTAAAAAACACCCTCGTCCATTCAACTCTGACTGTCAGAGACTGCACACGAGAGGATGGGGGACGCTTTGTGTTGAGCCTCGGCAACAGTGGTGGAACCACATCTATCACAGTTAATGTGAAAGTCCTGGATAGACCTGGACCTCCAGATGGACCTTTGAAGGTGAAAGTTGTCAGTGCAGAGAAGTGTAATCTTCACTGGAAGCCCCCTTTAAAGGATGGCGGTGCCACCGTTTCCCACTACATTATCGAAAAAAGGGAGACCAGCCGTGTTACATGGACGGGGATCGAGTCACATGTTGAAGCT CCAGCACTGTGA
- the gdpgp1 gene encoding GDP-D-glucose phosphorylase 1, translating into MLLQFVYSSRDFVADVCWSSRSSLGVMANRFDEIIQVGWKERMERRLFRYHLGDLQTRILPGPCGYVAQLNIQRGTERRKPQEILSIQQEFNPKQFNFNKINPEEIIFEMMKATEGANESGRMVVLVNVSPLEFGHCLLVPDPSHCLPQVLTKFAIQAGIESVLLSCSPAFRVGFNSLGAFASVNHLHLHGYYLDHELKIESLPAKLLVPEKGFYSLLGFPGGFLFYTDSESVDKVAKAVCQVTDFLVARNIAHNLFFTRGRPPCDLIQKEEDHLSGKGVRIAVWPRVSIFGTKEESAFSVALCELAGHLPFKNKKDYELATEKDVTDIIRRYLLSDAEFSVLERQLALHLAL; encoded by the coding sequence ATGCTGCTTCAGTTTGTGTACAGCAGCAGGGACTTCGTTGCAGATGTGTGTTGGAGCAGTAGAAGCAGTCTCGGGGTGATGGCAAACCGTTTTGACGAGATCATCCAAGTTGGCTGGAAagaaaggatggagaggaggctgTTTCGTTACCATTTGGGTGATTTACAAACACGCATCCTGCCGGGCCCGTGTGGCTATGTGGCCCAGCTGAATATTCAAAGAGGAACGGAGAGAAGAAAGCCTCAGGAGATACTGAGTATTCAGCAGGAGTTCAATCCCAAGCAGTTTAACTTTAATAAAATTAATCCAGAAGAAATCATATTTGAGATGATGAAGGCCACTGAGGGAGCGAATGAAAGCGGACGGATGGTTGTCCTGGTCAATGTCAGTCCATTGGAGTTTGGACATTGTCTCCTTGTTCCAGATCCCTCACACTGTCTTCCACAGGTCCTAACAAAGTTTGCCATCCAGGCTGGTATAGAATCTGTGCTGCTGAGCTGCAGTCCTGCCTTCCGTGTGGGATTCAACAGTCTTGGAGCATTTGCGTCTGTCAATCACTTGCACCTACACGGGTATTACCTGGACCATGAGCTCAAGATTGAGTCTCTGCCTGCCAAGCTGCTGGTTCCTGAAAAGGGCTTTTATAGTTTGTTGGGTTTTCCTGGaggctttttgttttacacagaTTCAGAAAGTGTGGACAAAGTTGCCAAAGCCGTCTGTCAAGTCACGGACTTCCTTGTGGCTCGTAATATTGCTCACAACCTGTTCTTCACTCGAGGACGTCCACCCTGTGATCTCATACAGAAAGAAGAGGATCACCTTTCAGGAAAAGGTGTTCGTATCGCTGTTTGGCCGAGGGTGTCCATCTTTGGCACCAAGGAGGAATCTGCCTTCAGTGTTGCTCTTTGCGAGCTGGCTGGGCATTTGCCATTCAAGAACAAAAAAGACTATGAGCTCGCCACAGAGAAGGACGTAACGGATATCATTCGGAGGTACCTTCTGTCCGATGCAGAGTTTAGCGTGCTGGAACGGCAGCTTGCTCTTCATTTGGCTTTATAA
- the LOC137894388 gene encoding immunoglobulin-like and fibronectin type III domain-containing protein 1 has product MQAKGEDTWTNCSQSKIPGVTIRGLTKGKQYFFRVRAVNEKGRSEPKSLLAPVTVNDTSAGPIINLLSNTFSVKVGNDLKIDVPFKGAPPPTAAWKKDGNLLKETSRVNVHTSDTSSQIIIRDANRTDVGMYEVTLTNSVGTTSAEIFVNVFERPGPPCDLSVDEVSADFMSLSWQPPHYTGGCQISNYIVEKRDTGSTIWQTASATVTRTSIKVSRLTQGTEYQFRVAAENRYGKSQFVESEVVVAQYPFKVPGPPTDLRVVNSSKSVIVIAWTKPDTDGGSPVTGYHIECKDQSSILWAKLNKSPVAECQFKGTSMEEGLIYEFRVCAENIAGVGNCSKTSEPVAARDQCDPPHNLTVTNITSSSVSLSWDKPEYDGGAKITGYIAERKELPDSCWLKCNFTNLLDTFLEVTDLTEGEEYNFRVTAKNAAELYSPPSGTTGPVTVQHDVKPPKIVMEDKFRQAVVVKAGELLQIDADISGRPNPTVV; this is encoded by the exons ATGCAGGCTAagggagaagacacatggacaaACTGTTCACAGAGTAAAATACCAGGAGTGACTATTCGTGGGCTGACTAAAGGAAAACAGTACTTCTTTCGGGTCAGAGCTGTCAATGAGAAAGGAAGAAGTGAACCAAAGTCCCTTTTGGCACCAGTTACAGTAAATGATACAAGTGCTGGGCCCATTATTAATTTGCTCTCCAACACATTCAGTGTCAAAGTAGGAAATGATTTAAAGATTGATGTTCCATTCAAAGGTGCACCACCACCAACGGCAGCCTGGAAGAAAGATGGCAACTTGCTAAAAGAGACTAGCAGAGTGAATGTGCACACATCTGACACATCATCTCAGATAATTATCAGGGATGCAAATAGAACAGACGTTGGTATGTATGAGGTCACCCTAACCAACTCTGTTGGAACAACGTCTGCTGAAATCTTTGTTAATGTCTTTGAAAGACCAGGGCCGCCGTGTGACCTCAGCGTGGATGAAGTCAGTGCTGACTTTATGTCTCTGTCATGGCAGCCTCCACATTACACTGGTGGATGCCAAATTAGTAATTACATTGTTGAGAAGAGAGATACAGGCAGCACCATATGGCAGACTGCGTCAGCGACAGTCACCAGAACATCAATCAAAGTTTCCCGTCTGACACAGGGAACTGAATATCAGTTCCGTGTTGCTGCAGAGAATCGATACGGGAAAAGCCAATTTGTTGAGTCTGAAGTTGTTGTTGCACAGTATCCATTTAAGGTCCCTGGCCCTCCAACCGATCTCAGGGTAGTAAATTCCTCAAAGTCTGTCATAGTGATCGCATGGACCAAGCCAGACACTGATGGTGGCAGCCCCGTTACTGGTTATCATATTGAATGCAAAGACCAAAGCAGCATTTTGTGGGCAAAGTTAAACAAAAGCCCAGTGGCCGAGTGTCAGTTTAAGGGAACAAGCATGGAAGAAGGTCTGATATATGAGTTCAGAGTCTGTGCTGAGAATATAGCTGGTGTTGGGAATTGCAGTAAGACATCTGAGCCTGTGGCAGCGAGAGACCAGTGTGACCCCCCACACAACCTCACAGTCACTAATATAACAAGCAGCTCGGTTTCTCTCTCGTGGGACAAACCTGAATATGATGGCGGAGCTAAAATAACTGGGTACATCGCTGAGCGTAAAGAGTTGCCGGATAGTTGCTGGCTGAAATGCAACTTCACCAACTTACTAGACACCTTCTTAGAAGTGACTGACCTCACTGAAGGTGAAGAGTACAACTTCCGCGTGACTGCAAAAAATGCAGCTGAGCTCTACAGCCCACCGTCCGGTACCACAGGGCCTGTTACAGTACAACATGACGTAAAGCCACCAAAAATTGTCATGGAAGACAAATTTAGACAAGCAGTGGTTGTCAAAGCAGGGGAGCTCCTACAAATAGATGCTGACATCTCTGGTCGCCCCAACCCAACAGT AGTGTGA